Genomic segment of Trueperaceae bacterium:
CGACCACGAAAGGCAACAGGGCCAGTACGGGTAGGTAGGTGGCGGCTATGGTCATGGTTGGCGTTGGGCGCGTACCCGACGGCGACCGGGCGCGGTGCTCCATTGTGACACCCTCGACCCGCCCCGCGATGCGTCCTGTCTCACGTGTACCGCACGCTCCGCGGCGTTCGGCGGTCGACCGGCGCAGCCGGCGTGCCGCTGGACGCGGCCTCGGCGGGGCCCGGCACAGGCCCGCTGACGTGGGCAAGGCGGGGCCGGCGATGGTGTAATCGGCGGCATGCCCGCCTTCCCCACCGGCCTTGCCGCTACGCTGGCAGAAGTCGCCGATTCAGCTCGCTCCGAGGCCGGGAGCCCCGGCCTCGGCATCAGCGTCTTCACCGCCACCGATGTGATCCTCGAGCGGGGCTTCGGTCACCGCGACCGCGAGGCTGCTCTGCCGGTCACGCCCGAGACCGTCTTCGGGGTCGCCTCCATCACCAAGTCGTTCACGGCGCTCACCGCGCTGGGGTTGCGGGAGCGGGGCCTGCTGAGCCTCGAGGACGAGGTGGGGCGTTACCTGCCGTTCGCGCGCCTCTGGTCGGACGGCCCGCCGGCGCGCCTCCACCACTTCCTTAGTCATGCGAGCGGCCTGCCGCCCACGCCGACGATGACGTGGCTGCGCCACGCCAGCCAGGCGGGCGATCCGGTCTCCGCCGCGCCCACGCTGGCCGAGGCCAAGCTCACGCTCGCGCCGGGCGTCACGGGCATGTCCGGAACCCCCGCCAGGTCGCTGGCGGACGTCGACGCTTCGGCCGCCGCCATCCCAGATGACGACGCGGAGCGTCGCATCGCCACCTTGGCCTCACGGGTCGCCTCGTTCGCGGGCCTGAGCGCATGGCTGGACGCGCACGCCATGCCCCTGGCCGCGCCGGGCGAGCTCTACTCGTACAGCAACGACGCCTTCTGCTTGGTCGGCGGCGTCATCGAGCGGGTGGCAGGCGAGCCGTACGCGCGGGCGGTCGAGCGCGAGGTCCTGGCGCCGCTGGGCATGCGCCGCTCACGGTTCGACCTCGAGGGCGTGCTGGCCGACCCGGACCACGCCACGGTCTACGCGCGCGACGCCCGTGGAGCGGTCGTGCGCTCGCCGGCCTGGCAGACGACGGGAGTCATGCAGGGGGGCGGCATGCTCAAGAGCACGCTCGTGGACCTACGGGCTTACGTGCGCCACCTCATGGCGGGCGGCGCTCGCGAGCTGGTCGAGCCCCGCATCGTCAGTGGTCCTGGAGCTAGCTACGGCCTGGGCCTTGCCCGCCGCGACGACTACCACGGTCTCACGATCATCAGCCACGGCGGTAGCCTCAAGGGCGTCTCAAGCGCCATCGGCTACTCGCCGCAGCTCGGCATCGGGATCGTGATCCTGTCGAACCTCGAGGGCGTGCCGGCGGAGCAGCTCCTCGTGAGCGTGGTGAACGCATGCGCCGGGCTGCCGCTCGACACGGTGGCCTACGACCCGGCGCCCTACGACCCCGCGCCTTACGCCGACTCGCCAGGCGCGACAGCGGCCGGCGAGCCCGGGTCGGTCATAGGCGACTACCTCTCGGGCGAGCCGTACGGACGGACGCGCCTCTACCTGTCGGAGGCGGGGGAGCTGCGCGCCGAGGTCGGCTGGCCGCCCCTCGACGTGCCCGCGTTCGTGGTCGGCCCGGACGAGGTGGCGCTCGTCTACCCGGCCAGGAAGGCGGCCGCGCGCGTGCTGCGCGACGGCGGCGGGAAGGTGTGGGGGCTGCAGTCCGGGCGCGTGATGCGGAGGTTGTAGCCGGTCCGCGCGCCCCGGGTTCTCTCGGGGGTTCCTACTCTCGCCTCGCCTTAGGCCGTCAGCTCTCCCGCTGCGAGTGCGGGTCTACGGCGTCGCGTCGCGCTAGGTAGGCCTTGACGAGCGCCTTCGGCGCCTGCGCGGCCCATGCGTGGGTGACCAGCTCCCGCAGCGAGGCGGCATCGGCCGCGTCCAGGTGCCGCACGCGCATGAGTACGGCTGGCCAACCGTCGAAATGGGGCGTGGTGAAGAGCGGGAGGGTTGGGTCGTCCAGCCACCGGCTCTTGCCCGCCTGCCCCTGGGTCCTGAACACGAGCACGTCGTCCATCGGCTCGCCCGTGTCGGGGTCGATGGCGTCCTTGCGGGGCGGCCTCAGGAGCAGGAAGCTCTTGCCCTTGACGCTGTAATCGGGCCGGCCCGTCGTGGACAGGCGGGCATCCGCCTCCGGCATGGCGCGCGCGAGCCCGTCGAGGTCCTCGAAGGTGGGCATGGCGGCACTGTAGCGTGCCGGAGAGCAGCATCCACGCGCCAAACGGACGTTGCTCGTGATGCGTGCAGATGCCGTGGTCACCACCGAAACGAGCGTCGACGTGCTGCTCGCGTAGGAGTGGTCACTCAGGCCAGGCCGCTGAACCCTGATTCGCCGATGGGAGCTGGTGGACGAGCCTCCGCCTACTCGAACAGGCTCTCGTCCAGCACGACGTTGTAGGCGACCGCCTCGATATGCGAGTGGCTGACCATGTTCCACGTGTCGCCGTCCAGCATGTAGGTCGTCGAGTCGTAGCCCATCAGCGCCTGGGCGTCCACCGCCGTGTCGTAGGCGACGAGGTACTCCCCGGCCGAGTCGATGTCCATGTGGAGGCCGACGATCTTGCCGTCCTTGAAGACGTAGCGGAGGGTGGTCGGTTCGCCGCTCTCGTCGTGGAACGTGTAGGTGACCTGCTCTCCCGAGACGATGCCTCCGTAGTCGACCTCGCCGTCGTACGTGGCGATGTCGCCTTCCTCGAGGAGGATGGGCTCGTTCTGATCGAACATCTTCTCGAGCTCCGTGGCCGTCTCCGGGGGCACGGGCAGGGTCATCGGCATGCCGGGCATGCTCATCGTGACCTGACCGTCCTTGAGGACGATGCTCGTCGACATCCCGGGCAT
This window contains:
- a CDS encoding beta-lactamase family protein — protein: MPAFPTGLAATLAEVADSARSEAGSPGLGISVFTATDVILERGFGHRDREAALPVTPETVFGVASITKSFTALTALGLRERGLLSLEDEVGRYLPFARLWSDGPPARLHHFLSHASGLPPTPTMTWLRHASQAGDPVSAAPTLAEAKLTLAPGVTGMSGTPARSLADVDASAAAIPDDDAERRIATLASRVASFAGLSAWLDAHAMPLAAPGELYSYSNDAFCLVGGVIERVAGEPYARAVEREVLAPLGMRRSRFDLEGVLADPDHATVYARDARGAVVRSPAWQTTGVMQGGGMLKSTLVDLRAYVRHLMAGGARELVEPRIVSGPGASYGLGLARRDDYHGLTIISHGGSLKGVSSAIGYSPQLGIGIVILSNLEGVPAEQLLVSVVNACAGLPLDTVAYDPAPYDPAPYADSPGATAAGEPGSVIGDYLSGEPYGRTRLYLSEAGELRAEVGWPPLDVPAFVVGPDEVALVYPARKAAARVLRDGGGKVWGLQSGRVMRRL